The DNA sequence GAGCGTGACGACATCCAGAGATGGATCCAGGATATTCTGATCGTCCATCAGGATGGCGCCTTCGGTCCTGGCGGTCGGAATCAGGTCGTTCATGCGGTTAATGCATCGCAAAAACGTGCTCTTGCCGCATCCGGACGGGCCGATCAATGCTGTGACCTGTTTTTCATGAACATCCAGAGAAATATCCGTCAGTGCCTGAAAATCACCATAAAAGAAATTTAACTGTTGAGCCGAAAGTTTAACGGGCTTGTTCATCGTTGTTGTATGACTTGATTGCTTCATAAAATTTCCTTGTTCGTAAGGAGCTGCGCTGCCCGAAATCTGAAATGGCGTGGCTGGTAGCTGATAGTCAACAGCCATCAGCTCAACCTTCTCCTCAGCCGTGCCCGATATACAATTGCGATCAGATTCATGCCCAGCACCAGTGCGATCAGCACCAGCGCGGTGCCGTACTGGAGGTGGCGCGTGGCTTCAATTTCCGTTCCGGCGGTTGCCAGTACATAAATATGGTAGGGCAGGGCCATGATTTCATCAAATATTGAGGAGGGCAGGTGCGGTGTATAAAATACCGCGGCCGTGAACATGATCGGAGCGGTTTCTCCTGCGGCCCGGCTGATGCCTAAAATGACGCTGGTTAAGATGCCGGGCATCGCGGTAGGGAGCACTAC is a window from the Desulfobacterales bacterium genome containing:
- a CDS encoding ABC transporter permease subunit translates to LKLGVSILAGSLTLGAMSLPVIISTTEEALRSVPDTYREASLGLGATKLQTIMRVVLPTAMPGILTSVILGISRAAGETAPIMFTAAVFYTPHLPSSIFDEIMALPYHIYVLATAGTEIEATRHLQYGTALVLIALVLGMNLIAIVYRARLRRRLS